A region from the Halogeometricum sp. S3BR5-2 genome encodes:
- the cas7b gene encoding type I-B CRISPR-associated protein Cas7/Csh2, whose product MTDDTYADDSYDPVTNRSEIVFCYDAVDANPNGNPLSGANRPRIDPETQQAIVTDVRLKRYLRDQLDDDGHGVYVRNVKNEAGKQSSREDLLADRMRELDPDDWELGDLDDDEAAELREEVFGTFLDASADVRYFGATMSVDMKGSYEGFEDYLPDHFTGPVQFSPAKTLHPVTENEEYNSLTSVIATGEGKEQGGFDLDDHRIQYGFIAFHGLVDENGAADTKLSEADVERLDTLPWRAIKNQTISRSKVGQEPRLYLRVEYEDESFHLGGLTRDLDIDEERSAPVDELRNVREFTLDGTELVSRLGRHADRIARVRVVASDVLDVTVDDEVYTAGDKPSEHGFYDVLREAVDDETVEVVDVYDEAAATMPE is encoded by the coding sequence ATGACCGACGACACATACGCCGACGACAGCTACGACCCAGTAACGAACCGATCCGAGATCGTCTTCTGCTACGACGCCGTCGACGCCAACCCGAACGGGAACCCCCTGAGCGGGGCGAACCGGCCGCGCATCGATCCCGAGACCCAGCAGGCGATCGTGACCGACGTCCGGCTGAAGCGCTACCTCCGCGACCAGCTAGACGACGACGGCCACGGCGTCTACGTGCGGAACGTCAAAAACGAGGCGGGCAAGCAGTCCTCGCGTGAAGACCTGCTCGCGGACCGGATGCGTGAGCTAGACCCGGACGACTGGGAGCTCGGCGATCTGGACGACGATGAGGCGGCTGAACTCCGCGAGGAAGTATTCGGCACGTTCCTTGACGCCAGCGCCGACGTGCGGTATTTCGGCGCGACGATGAGCGTCGACATGAAGGGGAGCTACGAGGGGTTCGAGGACTACCTTCCAGACCACTTTACCGGTCCCGTCCAGTTCTCGCCCGCGAAGACGCTTCATCCTGTAACCGAGAACGAGGAGTACAACAGCCTTACAAGCGTCATCGCGACCGGCGAGGGGAAAGAGCAGGGTGGGTTCGACCTCGACGACCACCGTATTCAGTATGGCTTCATCGCGTTTCACGGATTGGTCGATGAGAACGGTGCCGCCGACACGAAGCTCTCCGAGGCTGACGTCGAGCGTCTCGACACCCTCCCGTGGCGCGCGATCAAGAACCAGACCATCAGCCGGAGCAAAGTCGGCCAAGAGCCACGACTCTACCTCCGTGTGGAGTACGAAGACGAGAGCTTCCACCTCGGTGGCCTCACCCGTGACCTCGACATCGATGAAGAGCGCTCGGCCCCTGTCGACGAACTCCGAAACGTCCGAGAGTTCACGCTCGATGGGACTGAGCTCGTCTCCCGGTTGGGCCGCCACGCCGACCGTATCGCCCGCGTTCGTGTCGTCGCCAGCGACGTGCTCGACGTGACCGTCGACGACGAGGTCTACACTGCGGGCGACAAGCCCAGCGAGCACGGCTTCTACGACGTGCTCCGTGAGGCTGTCGACGACGAGACGGTTGAGGTCGTCGACGTCTACGACGAGGCTGCCGCGACAATGCCCGAGTGA
- the cas2 gene encoding CRISPR-associated endonuclease Cas2, producing MYVIVVYDMEADRTQLMLKLCRRYLVHVQNSVLEGEISEGDLTTLKGEIEDLLQEGESVMVYELSSDSLLNRAVYGDDPTEDSRFL from the coding sequence ATGTACGTCATCGTCGTCTACGACATGGAGGCCGATCGGACTCAGCTGATGCTGAAACTCTGTCGTCGATATCTTGTTCACGTCCAGAACTCGGTACTCGAAGGCGAGATTTCGGAAGGCGACCTGACGACATTGAAAGGGGAGATCGAAGACCTACTGCAGGAGGGGGAGTCAGTTATGGTATATGAGCTTTCCTCGGACAGCTTGTTGAATCGGGCCGTATATGGGGACGATCCGACCGAGGACAGTCGGTTCCTCTAA
- the cas1b gene encoding type I-B CRISPR-associated endonuclease Cas1b, protein MDKNYHIFSDGRIERSEDTIRLETADGEKKHIPVEHAEAIYLHGQIDYNTRLMSFLNDHGVAVHVFGWNDRYAGSLMPERGQTSGRTVVEQVRAYDDPEQRQSLAASFVRGSIHNMRTNVTYYDSREYKLGGVIEDLDDATARIGDTADISELMGVEATARRAYYRTFEAVLPNSFAFDGREYNPPPNPVNALISFGNSMVYANCVSAIRATALDPTISYLHEPGERRYSLSLDIADLFKPVLTDRLLFRLVNRKQISRDDFRDEVGSCLLNEEGRTTFLKEFEQTLERTVEHPTLNRKVSYQYLLRLEAYKLKKHLLTGESYDSFKRWW, encoded by the coding sequence ATGGACAAGAACTACCACATCTTTTCGGACGGGCGCATCGAACGGAGCGAGGACACGATCCGGCTGGAGACAGCGGACGGCGAGAAGAAACACATCCCCGTCGAACACGCCGAAGCGATCTACCTGCACGGACAGATCGACTACAACACGCGGCTGATGTCGTTTCTCAACGACCACGGCGTCGCCGTACACGTTTTTGGATGGAACGATCGCTACGCGGGATCGCTGATGCCCGAACGCGGCCAGACGAGCGGTCGAACCGTCGTTGAGCAGGTCAGGGCGTACGACGATCCGGAGCAACGGCAGTCTCTCGCCGCTTCGTTCGTCCGTGGGAGTATCCACAACATGCGGACGAACGTCACATACTACGACAGTCGAGAGTACAAGCTCGGGGGCGTAATCGAGGATCTGGATGACGCAACTGCACGTATCGGCGACACTGCCGATATCTCAGAGCTCATGGGCGTGGAAGCGACGGCCCGCCGGGCGTACTACCGAACGTTCGAGGCAGTTCTTCCCAACTCGTTCGCGTTCGATGGTCGAGAGTACAACCCTCCACCGAACCCTGTGAACGCGCTCATCTCGTTCGGGAACAGTATGGTGTACGCAAACTGTGTCTCAGCAATCCGTGCTACCGCGCTCGACCCGACCATCAGCTATCTTCACGAACCGGGTGAGCGCCGGTACTCGCTCTCGCTGGATATTGCCGACCTGTTCAAGCCTGTGTTGACGGATCGGCTGCTGTTCAGACTGGTCAACCGGAAGCAGATCAGCCGAGACGATTTCCGAGACGAGGTTGGCTCCTGTCTACTCAACGAAGAGGGGCGAACGACGTTTCTGAAGGAGTTTGAGCAGACACTTGAGCGAACAGTCGAGCACCCAACGCTGAACCGGAAGGTGAGCTATCAGTATCTGCTTCGCTTGGAGGCGTACAAACTAAAGAAGCACCTGTTGACCGGCGAGTCCTACGACTCATTCAAGCGGTGGTGGTAG
- the cas4 gene encoding CRISPR-associated protein Cas4, translated as MSDPVSRLVATAQGDAIDDPFRVTGVMMQYYYVCERELWFESRNVEIDRENASVARGARVDESSYGERSQENLRLGMIALDLLEDGRVVEVKPSSTLTEPARMQLSYYLWYLDRVLGVEREGVLAHPTERRREDVSLDDDRRDKVESAIRGIHAVVTADSPPEATEKPYCESCAYHDFCWI; from the coding sequence GTGAGCGACCCTGTCTCTCGACTGGTGGCGACAGCTCAGGGCGACGCCATCGACGACCCGTTTCGCGTTACCGGCGTGATGATGCAGTACTACTACGTCTGTGAACGCGAACTCTGGTTCGAGAGCCGGAACGTCGAGATCGACCGGGAGAACGCGAGCGTTGCCCGAGGGGCCCGCGTCGACGAGTCCTCCTATGGCGAACGTTCTCAGGAGAACCTTCGACTCGGGATGATCGCTCTCGACCTACTGGAAGACGGTCGGGTGGTCGAGGTGAAACCCTCCTCGACGCTGACTGAGCCAGCGCGGATGCAGCTCTCGTATTACCTCTGGTACCTCGACCGGGTACTCGGCGTCGAACGTGAGGGCGTGTTGGCACACCCGACTGAGCGTCGACGTGAGGATGTCTCCCTCGACGACGATCGGCGCGACAAAGTCGAGTCGGCGATCCGGGGGATTCACGCGGTCGTGACCGCGGACAGCCCGCCGGAAGCCACTGAGAAACCGTACTGCGAGTCGTGTGCCTACCACGACTTCTGTTGGATCTGA
- the cas6 gene encoding CRISPR-associated endoribonuclease Cas6, with the protein MRLLARLHARADAAYDNAYHHKLRGRIWRALQGTEYEQYHDENRPPGFNYSNPFPPGDMQEGDERTLLISAPQEQLLADVAEDLTADRELNIGQMPFHIDELTSLSPDVGEPGSSGTIETGTGLLVRIPPWRCDDYGIENPGEEAVYWQPEHTIEPLREQVEANLDQKHELFSPEYLPGPSDTAGDLFEGYELLKTFAVPIQVTADQELTFVLSKWQFNYTVRDDDHRRHLNLVLDCGLGERNALGLGFCNLVEKRNPYGEPAAEVHG; encoded by the coding sequence GTGAGACTACTAGCACGGCTACACGCGCGCGCTGATGCCGCATACGACAACGCGTATCACCACAAGCTCCGAGGTCGGATCTGGCGAGCGTTGCAGGGCACGGAGTACGAACAGTATCATGACGAAAACCGCCCACCGGGATTCAATTACAGTAACCCCTTCCCGCCGGGAGATATGCAGGAAGGGGACGAGCGCACTCTGCTGATTTCGGCCCCCCAAGAGCAACTACTGGCCGATGTTGCAGAAGACCTGACCGCCGATCGCGAGCTCAATATCGGCCAGATGCCGTTCCATATCGACGAACTCACGTCACTGTCACCGGACGTCGGCGAACCAGGGAGCAGCGGGACGATCGAGACTGGCACTGGACTCCTCGTGCGCATCCCACCATGGCGTTGTGACGATTATGGAATTGAGAACCCCGGCGAAGAGGCGGTGTATTGGCAGCCAGAACATACAATCGAGCCACTGCGCGAGCAGGTCGAAGCGAATCTCGACCAGAAACACGAGCTGTTCAGCCCGGAATATCTTCCGGGTCCGAGCGACACTGCGGGCGATCTCTTCGAGGGATACGAGCTACTGAAGACGTTCGCCGTCCCGATTCAGGTAACCGCAGACCAGGAGCTAACCTTCGTGCTCTCGAAGTGGCAGTTCAACTACACCGTCAGAGACGATGACCATCGACGCCACCTCAACCTTGTACTGGACTGCGGGCTTGGGGAACGAAACGCGCTTGGATTGGGTTTCTGTAACCTGGTCGAGAAGCGCAACCCGTACGGCGAACCCGCGGCGGAGGTCCACGGATGA
- a CDS encoding CRISPR-associated endonuclease Cas3'', which produces MVDFTDRPSHIGPDGERIPLEEHLDDVRERVGWLVPDDAETPEGNSLSELAEVVTRVHDFGKLTAWFREHLLSDDAQPAGPKHHAPISALLAHYALEARGFDGADQLVGFLAVARHHGRLPDTADYVHRASVEQSGRIQTFYRSDALEQAAHIDETVPELAEALVDRATGGAGDWETFHERLADSDAAIELPWVAEAVCSGRRLRPAPEKLPPGFYESVLQVWSALVFADKASATHLSTGIEIGREAYRSPTPGRLEIDAYIDELQTENAETELDPRTEQMNERREDARQEVHARAKEFVDDDRNVATLTLPTGMGKTLTGLDAALTVLEGSEMASNPNEGRLVYALPYTSIIDQVAEQSRELFGAGERGERLTVDHHLADTLVSPPDEPESVADDAVENVAALLGESWRSGMVVTTFVQMFESLAGPTNARSMKLPSLYGCVVVLDEPQALPLEWWPLVDRLVELLTEEYGASVIAMTATQPELLSAGDREPFSLVADPNPYYDELDRLDFVLHPSATAMLPGQDSEESDTTDDDAESAALSYDRAGDLVATRAGDGDSVLAICNTIDSARELTESVADRTTPVDVNEVYDELLDDTDESTESIPPKRTRADAIRRRRSGQPLLVHLTTRHRPCDRRHLIDVASDLAEAGEPVLFVSTQLVEAGVDVSFDEVIRDFAPMDSLVQAAGRCNRSYDRNRGRVTVWQLAPPPNRETTPASAVYGRGESLTKLTGQALATVYDGDPMPEPDVTRNAVEHYFDLLDGRDVGADEYVEYLERAEVEQLGRLSLIDERPAVDVIVTRTADERETVEEIRRAFGEYRWDDLDDLVESTADWQVSVPVYPGDDTMEKLAACEPLFPDTDRLVLDGRPGRHDGYFDATDGIVIPDTSVEARLL; this is translated from the coding sequence ATGGTCGATTTCACCGACCGACCGTCACACATCGGACCTGACGGGGAACGGATCCCACTCGAAGAACATCTGGACGACGTCCGCGAGCGGGTCGGATGGCTCGTCCCCGACGACGCCGAGACACCGGAGGGGAACTCGCTCTCCGAGTTGGCGGAGGTGGTGACACGAGTCCACGATTTCGGAAAGTTGACCGCGTGGTTCCGCGAGCATCTCCTTTCGGACGACGCACAGCCAGCTGGACCGAAACACCACGCCCCGATATCGGCGCTACTCGCCCACTACGCGTTGGAGGCACGCGGGTTCGACGGCGCCGATCAGCTCGTCGGCTTTCTGGCCGTCGCGAGACACCACGGACGCCTCCCCGATACCGCCGACTACGTGCACCGAGCGAGCGTCGAGCAGTCCGGACGGATCCAGACATTCTACCGGTCCGACGCGCTCGAACAGGCAGCACACATCGACGAGACGGTTCCTGAACTCGCTGAGGCACTCGTGGACCGAGCGACGGGCGGTGCTGGAGACTGGGAAACGTTCCACGAACGGCTCGCCGATTCCGATGCAGCCATCGAGCTCCCGTGGGTCGCGGAAGCCGTCTGTAGCGGCCGGCGACTTCGCCCCGCACCGGAGAAACTTCCTCCCGGCTTTTACGAGTCAGTGCTACAGGTCTGGAGTGCGCTCGTCTTCGCCGACAAGGCGAGCGCGACGCACCTATCGACCGGAATCGAAATCGGCCGGGAGGCCTACCGGTCGCCGACCCCTGGGCGGCTAGAAATCGACGCGTACATCGACGAACTCCAGACTGAGAATGCTGAGACAGAGCTGGACCCGCGCACGGAACAGATGAACGAGCGGCGCGAGGACGCTCGACAGGAGGTTCACGCTCGCGCCAAAGAGTTCGTCGACGACGATCGGAACGTCGCGACGCTGACGCTCCCAACGGGCATGGGGAAGACACTCACGGGGCTGGACGCCGCCCTAACAGTGCTCGAGGGGAGTGAGATGGCGTCGAACCCAAACGAGGGGCGCCTCGTCTATGCACTGCCGTACACGTCCATTATCGATCAGGTGGCTGAACAGAGCCGCGAACTGTTCGGGGCCGGTGAGAGAGGCGAACGACTCACCGTCGACCACCACCTTGCGGATACCCTCGTCTCGCCGCCGGACGAGCCCGAATCAGTCGCAGACGACGCCGTCGAGAACGTCGCCGCCCTCCTCGGCGAGAGCTGGCGGTCGGGGATGGTCGTGACGACGTTCGTCCAGATGTTCGAGAGTCTGGCCGGGCCGACAAACGCCCGCTCGATGAAGCTCCCCTCGCTGTACGGGTGCGTGGTGGTTCTCGACGAACCGCAGGCGCTGCCGCTTGAGTGGTGGCCGCTTGTGGACCGGCTGGTCGAACTGTTGACCGAGGAGTACGGTGCGTCGGTGATCGCCATGACGGCCACCCAGCCTGAACTCCTGTCTGCGGGCGACCGAGAGCCGTTCTCCCTTGTCGCGGATCCTAATCCGTACTACGACGAGCTGGACCGGCTCGACTTCGTGCTTCACCCGTCCGCGACCGCGATGCTTCCCGGGCAGGACAGTGAAGAGAGCGACACGACCGACGACGACGCGGAGTCAGCAGCGCTCTCCTACGACCGAGCCGGCGACCTCGTCGCGACCCGGGCGGGCGACGGCGATTCGGTGTTGGCGATCTGCAACACGATCGACAGCGCGCGTGAGCTCACCGAGTCAGTTGCCGACCGAACAACACCAGTGGACGTCAATGAGGTGTACGACGAACTGCTCGACGACACGGATGAATCGACCGAATCGATACCGCCCAAGCGAACACGCGCCGACGCGATCCGTCGACGACGCTCGGGGCAACCGCTGTTGGTCCACCTCACGACACGCCACCGCCCGTGTGACCGACGCCACCTCATCGACGTAGCATCCGACCTCGCCGAAGCGGGTGAACCAGTGTTGTTCGTCTCCACCCAGCTGGTCGAGGCGGGCGTCGACGTGAGCTTCGACGAGGTCATCCGTGATTTCGCGCCGATGGACAGTCTCGTGCAGGCTGCGGGTCGATGTAACCGGTCATACGACCGCAACCGTGGGCGCGTGACAGTCTGGCAGCTCGCGCCGCCGCCGAACCGCGAGACAACGCCCGCAAGCGCGGTCTACGGTCGAGGAGAGAGTCTCACCAAATTGACTGGCCAAGCGCTGGCAACGGTCTACGACGGTGACCCAATGCCCGAGCCAGACGTAACTCGAAATGCCGTCGAACACTACTTCGACCTGCTCGATGGGCGTGACGTCGGTGCCGACGAGTACGTGGAGTACCTCGAGCGGGCAGAAGTCGAACAGCTCGGGCGACTCTCGCTCATCGACGAGCGGCCCGCCGTCGACGTGATCGTGACGAGAACGGCCGATGAGCGCGAGACCGTCGAAGAGATCCGGCGAGCATTCGGCGAGTACCGGTGGGACGATCTGGACGACCTTGTCGAGTCGACCGCGGACTGGCAGGTCTCCGTTCCCGTCTACCCCGGCGACGACACGATGGAGAAACTCGCTGCGTGCGAGCCGCTGTTCCCCGACACCGACCGGCTGGTGCTCGACGGGCGCCCGGGACGGCATGACGGCTACTTCGACGCCACCGACGGCATCGTCATCCCCGACACGAGTGTGGAGGCTCGGTTGCTGTGA
- the cas5b gene encoding type I-B CRISPR-associated protein Cas5b, with protein sequence MAQESLEGRTDEDDGLPETCLSFELRGEWGHFRRVEGNIVKQTYRIIPRTTVAGLVAAMLGLDRDSYYEAFSQNVSAVAVEPIDELRAINMPMNTLSTAKEHMTTMPSRGHARISMPDPSELRQQHNYEVLVEPAYRVDLQLANDDLRGRLQDRLRDGTSYYPPSLGLSEHLAEVTYLGEFELTPHERETTDVDSVVLEAVDSVELTPETEVKVERSPAFMAADEGGRTTTAFQSIAYATGAEPLRVQDVETHEVDGRRVMFS encoded by the coding sequence ATGGCCCAAGAGTCACTCGAAGGCAGGACCGACGAGGACGACGGGCTCCCAGAGACGTGTCTCTCGTTCGAACTCCGCGGGGAGTGGGGGCACTTCCGACGGGTCGAGGGGAACATCGTCAAACAGACGTATCGGATCATTCCCCGGACGACTGTCGCCGGTCTCGTCGCCGCGATGCTTGGGTTGGACCGGGACAGCTACTACGAGGCGTTCAGCCAGAACGTGTCGGCTGTCGCGGTGGAGCCGATCGACGAGCTCCGGGCGATCAATATGCCGATGAACACGCTCTCGACGGCAAAAGAGCACATGACGACGATGCCCAGCCGCGGGCATGCACGAATCTCGATGCCTGACCCATCGGAGCTCCGCCAGCAACACAACTACGAGGTGCTCGTCGAACCGGCCTACCGTGTCGATCTCCAGCTCGCGAACGACGATCTCCGAGGGCGACTGCAGGACCGACTCCGCGATGGGACGTCCTACTACCCGCCGAGTCTCGGCCTCTCGGAGCATCTTGCAGAGGTCACGTATCTCGGCGAGTTCGAGCTAACGCCTCACGAGCGCGAGACGACCGATGTCGATTCGGTGGTGCTCGAAGCCGTCGATAGCGTCGAACTCACCCCTGAAACGGAGGTCAAAGTCGAACGCTCACCGGCGTTCATGGCGGCCGACGAAGGTGGCCGGACGACAACGGCGTTCCAGTCGATTGCGTACGCAACTGGGGCAGAACCACTCCGTGTACAGGACGTCGAGACCCACGAGGTCGACGGCCGACGGGTGATGTTCTCGTGA
- a CDS encoding tyrosine-type recombinase/integrase produces MTVDDSEVSQAVGRYLRSSGDSDQYRHTAETVLDQFTVWLRRRDLETFGSFENDGEQILRRYADRLNQRVEADGIAASTAQMYYNVVSGFLGYCVRDGVLSQNPALTDRAREPLPRDDEDRTQQFWTPEVRQQLVEYTNDRAYEAIEADGLDATQAVQDRAFIHVLAYTGVRGAEVFRVSGDDRSGRQGLTWERVDMDSWTFRVWGKSQSWEDVSVLEQAREAIQQWKRIQDPPTEAWPVFPTGHAPSKYAVVRDAREDADALLNDADVNEVLRKYEIAPPTVTTHGARRVLARIAADAGVNVDGEAPKLHGARRGLGDALFRKDRGLASDVLRHSSLSVTKAAYSHIDASERGETASRLLDE; encoded by the coding sequence GTGACCGTCGACGACTCCGAGGTCTCCCAAGCTGTCGGCCGCTATCTCCGCTCCAGCGGTGACTCCGACCAGTACCGTCACACCGCCGAAACCGTCCTCGACCAGTTCACCGTCTGGCTCCGACGTCGCGATCTCGAGACCTTCGGCTCCTTCGAGAACGATGGCGAGCAGATTCTTCGCCGGTATGCCGATAGGCTGAATCAGCGCGTCGAGGCAGATGGAATCGCAGCGTCGACAGCACAGATGTACTATAACGTCGTGAGCGGATTTCTCGGCTACTGTGTTCGCGACGGCGTCCTCTCACAGAACCCGGCACTCACTGATCGTGCTCGTGAGCCTTTGCCTCGCGACGATGAAGACCGTACGCAACAGTTCTGGACGCCCGAAGTTCGCCAGCAACTCGTCGAGTACACGAACGACCGCGCGTACGAAGCAATCGAAGCAGACGGTCTCGACGCGACACAGGCCGTCCAAGACCGCGCGTTCATCCACGTCCTCGCGTACACGGGTGTCCGAGGAGCAGAGGTCTTCCGCGTGAGCGGCGACGACCGCTCGGGCCGACAAGGACTCACCTGGGAACGTGTGGATATGGACTCGTGGACGTTCCGCGTCTGGGGGAAATCGCAGTCGTGGGAGGACGTCTCCGTACTTGAACAGGCTCGTGAGGCAATACAGCAGTGGAAGCGTATTCAAGATCCTCCGACCGAAGCGTGGCCGGTGTTCCCGACCGGCCACGCGCCGTCAAAGTACGCTGTGGTCCGCGATGCACGCGAGGACGCCGACGCACTTCTCAACGACGCTGACGTCAACGAGGTTCTCCGCAAGTACGAAATCGCACCACCGACGGTCACGACCCACGGCGCGCGTCGGGTCCTCGCGCGAATCGCCGCCGATGCCGGCGTCAACGTCGACGGAGAGGCACCGAAGCTACACGGTGCTCGTCGCGGCCTCGGGGACGCGCTATTCCGCAAAGACCGGGGACTGGCGTCCGACGTCCTGCGGCACTCCAGTCTCTCCGTGACGAAAGCGGCCTACTCGCACATCGACGCTTCAGAGCGCGGTGAGACCGCTAGCCGGCTCCTTGACGAGTAG
- the cas8b gene encoding type I-B CRISPR-associated protein Cas8b/Csh1, whose translation MSLLPEPSTFEKRYSDDEKLASELPDRPITSLRDLQYVYGRLYTLATAGGGEYAAYLTPEKSTDLFDESESLLYLRVDLSEDKPRLDPDQPIGVESYGKEKVEAVAHSWYNAAKGFDHSVTHRTGKNKEPEKVAEYLHERLTAWAADDVIQEAVADHEDGWIVDALAELGESEGLRERIETAVDEQLDGKTTALTTVAVKSEPDGEYLLPGEASSVFNEAMRARKRSKLVSKGEATDSIGEATDLVTGNRGPTVGTAEDPLNYFLGKQLEKFPGFDPDEAWRTHPVSEDVAVTLMNASTFVDACDYYTMGANVYYLPYFFGRLGPEDARDLYGLLYDLVHAGEMSPLESAYRSYQDTPRLQEVGERFRFYVAAVMEHQTKRFDVFGDSMDGTLFSPVELTRSHQRVLRSWLYDAEGDADHPDPGLRAAFPTPDNWDIFVPEESALLSTLATGWYFEQTFAPADDDDASADDYRIRALVAVLSGEPLDIETVLTEYVERLLEDEGEEFPSFRVAAQYAQLCALAEAGLLTGRDAYEPVAEPRQLTHDQTDDMQQDTPARADGGNVAAARETKLEQFLEQTPALAEDQPERRGSFLLGALVGQVTGYQQVSEGRSTTLIDQYPIKAVTESKLKRLASDVLDKNIVYSRENNMAGTMYSEVVDRLVTTLPQLDIDGDWELDTTDLRFYYSLGVAYGMNNWTSSDDDEQADGQPAAEEEEA comes from the coding sequence ATGAGTCTGCTCCCCGAGCCGTCGACGTTCGAGAAGCGTTACAGCGACGACGAGAAGCTAGCGAGCGAGCTGCCTGATCGACCGATCACCTCGCTCCGCGATCTCCAGTACGTCTACGGGCGTCTATACACGCTCGCAACCGCCGGAGGTGGCGAGTACGCAGCCTACCTGACGCCGGAGAAATCGACCGACCTGTTCGACGAGTCCGAGAGCCTACTCTATCTCCGCGTCGATCTGAGTGAGGACAAGCCCCGCCTCGACCCCGACCAACCGATCGGTGTCGAGAGCTACGGCAAGGAGAAAGTCGAGGCAGTCGCCCACTCGTGGTATAACGCCGCAAAAGGGTTCGACCACAGTGTCACCCACCGAACGGGCAAGAACAAAGAGCCAGAGAAGGTCGCGGAGTATCTCCACGAACGGCTCACCGCGTGGGCGGCCGACGACGTGATCCAAGAGGCTGTCGCCGATCACGAAGACGGATGGATCGTCGACGCGCTCGCCGAGCTCGGCGAGAGTGAGGGACTTAGAGAACGCATCGAGACAGCCGTCGACGAACAGCTCGACGGCAAGACGACGGCGCTCACGACCGTCGCAGTCAAATCCGAGCCTGACGGCGAGTATCTCCTCCCGGGTGAGGCGAGTTCCGTGTTCAACGAAGCAATGCGAGCGCGCAAGCGATCGAAGCTCGTCTCGAAGGGAGAGGCCACGGATTCCATCGGTGAGGCAACCGATCTCGTGACCGGCAATCGAGGCCCGACTGTCGGGACAGCTGAGGATCCGCTGAACTACTTCCTCGGCAAGCAGCTCGAGAAGTTCCCCGGGTTCGATCCGGACGAGGCGTGGCGGACACACCCAGTCTCGGAAGACGTTGCAGTGACGCTGATGAACGCGAGTACGTTCGTCGACGCCTGCGACTACTACACGATGGGGGCAAACGTCTACTACCTCCCGTACTTTTTTGGGCGGCTTGGTCCGGAAGATGCGAGAGATCTCTACGGGCTTCTCTACGACTTGGTTCACGCCGGAGAGATGAGCCCGCTAGAGAGCGCCTACCGAAGCTATCAGGACACCCCGCGGCTGCAGGAAGTGGGTGAACGCTTCCGGTTCTACGTCGCTGCAGTGATGGAACACCAGACGAAGCGCTTCGACGTATTCGGCGACAGTATGGACGGGACGCTGTTCTCGCCCGTCGAGCTCACCAGATCGCACCAGCGGGTGCTCCGATCGTGGCTGTACGACGCGGAGGGTGACGCCGACCACCCCGATCCGGGGCTTCGAGCCGCGTTCCCGACACCGGACAACTGGGACATCTTCGTTCCGGAGGAGTCGGCATTGCTGAGCACCCTCGCAACCGGCTGGTACTTCGAACAGACGTTCGCGCCGGCCGATGACGACGACGCCAGCGCCGACGACTATCGAATCCGTGCGCTCGTGGCCGTTCTCTCGGGCGAGCCGCTCGACATCGAGACGGTGCTCACAGAGTACGTGGAACGACTGCTTGAGGACGAGGGCGAGGAGTTCCCGAGCTTCCGTGTCGCTGCACAGTACGCACAGCTCTGTGCGCTCGCCGAAGCGGGGCTTCTCACCGGACGCGACGCGTACGAACCGGTCGCAGAGCCGCGGCAGTTGACACACGACCAGACAGACGATATGCAACAGGACACACCAGCCCGAGCTGACGGCGGGAACGTCGCCGCGGCTCGGGAGACGAAGCTCGAACAGTTCCTTGAACAGACGCCGGCGCTCGCGGAGGATCAGCCTGAACGGCGTGGCAGTTTCCTCCTCGGCGCACTGGTCGGTCAAGTAACTGGCTACCAGCAAGTCAGTGAGGGGCGCTCGACGACGCTAATCGACCAGTACCCGATCAAGGCCGTCACAGAGTCGAAGCTGAAGCGCCTTGCCAGCGACGTGCTTGACAAGAACATCGTCTACTCCCGGGAGAACAATATGGCGGGGACGATGTACAGCGAGGTTGTCGATCGGTTGGTGACGACGCTCCCCCAGCTCGATATCGACGGCGACTGGGAACTCGACACAACGGACCTTCGATTCTACTACTCGCTCGGGGTTGCCTACGGGATGAACAACTGGACGAGCAGCGACGACGACGAACAGGCCGATGGCCAGCCCGCAGCCGAGGAGGAAGAAGCATGA